The Trichocoleus sp. region TCTAATTGTCCATTAAAGAATTGATTTCCAGTTTAAAGAATTATTTTCACTTTTAGTGCTAAATCTATAAACAGCCTCAAAAGCTTGCTGCATAAATATTCGAGGCTGTTTTTTGTTGATTTACTCTCTAGGCAATCTTTAAATCGAACTACTTCACAAATTTTTAATTGCCCTTTATTCTTTAAATCGAACTACTTCATTTTTAATTTACCTCAGAAAAGCCGTCATGTCCATATCCAATTCCTCGGAAACTTGCTTTCCTTCAGAAGGTTCAGAACTGGAACAGGCGCAACAGGGTAGCTCGCCTATCCTTCTTAATGAGGTTTCACCAGGGGTTCAGCAGAAAATCGATCTCATTGATGTCATCCTTCAAGCACCTAACAGGAAAGCTCGAAGGGAAGCCATTCTTCATGCAGCCAAGACATTGGGCAAGACGACTCGTACTATCCGCTCAATGATGAAGAAGGTTGAGAAGGAAGGGGTTGCAACGCTTGGGGTTGGTCGCAAAGACAATGGGCAGTTTCGCATCTCTGACCAATGGTTCAGATTCATTCTAGAAACTTACGAGTGGGGACAACGAGAGGGCTCTCGCATCAATAAAAATGGGGTTTATGTTCATTTAGCCGCTTTGGCATCTCAAGGAGAAGCATTACGAGATAAAAACTATGCCAATCGCTTCAAGGGCTATTCTGAAGTGCTTGAGGATTTAATTGCAGGAAAACATCCCTCTCATGTAACTGTTTACAAGGTTATTAAGTTTCAGCTTGAGCAGCAAGAGAGAAAGGTGCGTCATCCAGGTTCGCCTGCTGAACGACAAGTTATCCAAACCACTGAAGGAATTATAGAACTGACTCATAGCAACCAAGTTTGGCAGTGTGACCATACTAAACTCGACGTTTTGCTAGTCGATGACGACGGAGAATTAATTTTGCAGTTAGACGACAAAGAGGAGGAGATTATCGGTCGTCCTTTCTTAACCTTGATTATGGATAGTTATTCGGGGTGTATCGCAGGGTTTCATGTGGGCTTTGAAGCAGCAGGCTCTCATGAAGTAGGTTTAGCCTTGCGTCATGCCATGTTGCCCAAGCTCTATGGACCAGAATACAAACTTCAGAAGGAGTGGAATGTTTTTGGTGTGCCAGGGCATTGGTTAACCGATCGCGCCAAAGAGTTCAAGTCTAATCACTTGAAGCAGATTTCAATACAGGTAGGCTTCAAGCGGCGCTTGAGGGCTTTTCCATCAGCAGGCGGACTAATCGAATCTATTTTTGACAAGATTAATAAGGAAGTACTATCTCATCTTCCAGGCTATACGGGGTCGAATGTAGCAGGACGACCTACAGATGCTGAAAAGCACGCATCTCTAACATTAGACGAGCTAGAGAAGATGTTGGTGAGCTAAGTACAGGACAAAAATTGCAGAACGTGGAAAAACTCATCGGCGAACACCTCCAGATTCAGTAGTATTTGACGCAGGTGGTCGAAACCATAGCGAAAGATACTCTTGGCTCTACGTCCATGTTTTTTGATTGGAATTGT contains the following coding sequences:
- a CDS encoding transposase family protein, giving the protein MSISNSSETCFPSEGSELEQAQQGSSPILLNEVSPGVQQKIDLIDVILQAPNRKARREAILHAAKTLGKTTRTIRSMMKKVEKEGVATLGVGRKDNGQFRISDQWFRFILETYEWGQREGSRINKNGVYVHLAALASQGEALRDKNYANRFKGYSEVLEDLIAGKHPSHVTVYKVIKFQLEQQERKVRHPGSPAERQVIQTTEGIIELTHSNQVWQCDHTKLDVLLVDDDGELILQLDDKEEEIIGRPFLTLIMDSYSGCIAGFHVGFEAAGSHEVGLALRHAMLPKLYGPEYKLQKEWNVFGVPGHWLTDRAKEFKSNHLKQISIQVGFKRRLRAFPSAGGLIESIFDKINKEVLSHLPGYTGSNVAGRPTDAEKHASLTLDELEKMLVS
- a CDS encoding IS4 family transposase, yielding TIPIKKHGRRAKSIFRYGFDHLRQILLNLEVFADEFFHVLQFLSCT